One Anastrepha obliqua isolate idAnaObli1 chromosome 6, idAnaObli1_1.0, whole genome shotgun sequence DNA window includes the following coding sequences:
- the LOC129249923 gene encoding kelch domain-containing protein 10 homolog — RTGYPFGESCSNDCYIYQTTGKKPSVKRIEATGDAPIPQYGPGIVLHEHYLYTVGGTTGYDYSCDVHRLNLRTRVWECVYICRPDIREDPEGRYRHEVVYDGQYIYVLGGGTSNLVYDLQRIPAFNLITNRWEYFVTLPDRTSQTNLTIERQNSGYPNPRKCFFCVQHTKSNGEVEAFITGGLQADQVYFSDIWRLNFTTKQWTLIKTASLPKALYFHAAAHSQNGCMYIFGGIEYDEKRIRRCNDLYKMWMTIPLLSEICWEAVLHYRPNLKLNGHSQLLKMGIPLRFAQRLWHSSKAK; from the exons cgcacCGGCTATCCATTTGGTGAATCTTGCTCAAACGACTGTTATATATATCAAACAACAGGTAAAAAACCGAGTGTTAAGCGAATAGAGGCTACTGGTGATGCGCCAATTCCGCAATATGGACCGGGAATAGTTTTACACGAACATTATTTATATACGGTTGGGGGAACAACTGGCTATGATTACTCTTGTGATGTGCATCGCTTAAATTTGCGCACACGAGTGTGGGAATGCGTATATATCTGTCGTCCAGATATACGCGAAGATCCAGAGGGTCGTTATCGTCACGAAGTTGTCTACGATGggcaatacatatatgtgctgGGTGGTGGTACATCGAATTTAGTGTATGATTTACAACGCATccctgcatttaatttaattacaaaccgATGGGAATATTTCGTCACATTACCCGATCGAACATCACAAacaaatctaacaatcgagcgacaaaattccGGATATCCAAACCCACGAAAGTGCTTTTTCTGCGTACAGCACACGAAATCGAATGGTGAGGTCGAAGCATTCATTACGGGAGGCTTGCAG GCCGATCaagtatatttttcagatatatggagattaaattttactactaaGCAATGGACACTTATAAAAACGGCCTCTCTACCAAAAGCTTTGTACTTCCATGCCGCAGCGCACAGTCAAaatggttgtatgtacatattcggtGGTATTGAATATGATGAAAAACGTATACGACGGTGCAATGACCTTTATAAAATGTGGATGACCATACCATTATTAAGTGAAATTTGCTGGGAGGCAGTGTTACATTACAGACCAAATCTCAAATTGAATGGCCACTCACAGCTGCTTAAAATGGGCATACCATTGCGCTTTGCACAGAGATTGTGGCATTCTTCAAAAGCCAAATGA